In Sphingomonas sp., a single window of DNA contains:
- a CDS encoding M20/M25/M40 family metallo-hydrolase, with the protein MRRTVLALTAALLASAPIAAQTIQTGPTDRVIDQGTNHSEVMRIAQYLTDVIGARLTNSPGIRKAEDWTQAKFREWGLVNVHKEGFEFGRGWSNEKLAVRMVAPRPLQLIAAPLPWTPGTNGAITGEVVVAPLADEAAFAQYKGKLTGKVVLVTEPKDIEDPTEAPFKRWSVEELAKRDFYDLPNGDGGRPVNPARYTFAGKRDAFLKAEGAIGYAIMSSRNGKLVHGQNSQFQVGQSGSLPGIEIAAEDYRRLARLARMGAKPKLEIDAVNRFDDSDTKGYNILADIPGADPKAGYVMAGAHLDSWAMGDGAADNAAGSAMVMEAARIIRASGIRTKRAIRFALWAGEEQGLLGSMAYVEAHIAKRPVDPGASGIVRYMTWSRAFPITPGPDHAKLAAYFNLDNGSGKIRGIYAQGNTAVMPIFEQWFAPFHTMGATQVSARRTGSTDHVFFDAVGVPAFQFIQDPLDYGSMVHHTDVDTFDHLKADDMRQGATILAAFLIDAANSDQPLPRAPLATAPTPADQFYNFPESAH; encoded by the coding sequence ATGCGTCGCACCGTCCTTGCTCTCACTGCCGCGCTGCTCGCCAGCGCACCGATCGCCGCCCAGACGATCCAGACCGGCCCCACCGACCGCGTGATCGATCAGGGCACCAACCATTCCGAGGTGATGCGAATCGCGCAGTACCTTACCGACGTGATCGGCGCGCGCCTCACCAACTCGCCCGGCATCCGCAAGGCCGAGGACTGGACCCAGGCGAAGTTCCGCGAATGGGGGCTGGTCAATGTCCACAAGGAAGGTTTCGAGTTCGGCCGCGGCTGGTCGAACGAAAAATTGGCGGTACGCATGGTCGCCCCCCGCCCGCTCCAGTTGATTGCCGCCCCCCTGCCTTGGACCCCCGGCACCAATGGCGCGATCACCGGCGAGGTCGTTGTCGCCCCGCTGGCCGACGAGGCCGCCTTCGCCCAGTATAAGGGCAAGCTGACAGGCAAGGTCGTCCTGGTCACCGAGCCCAAGGACATCGAGGATCCGACCGAGGCGCCGTTCAAGCGCTGGAGCGTCGAGGAACTCGCCAAGCGGGACTTCTACGACCTGCCCAATGGCGACGGGGGGCGCCCCGTCAACCCGGCCCGCTACACCTTCGCCGGCAAGCGCGACGCCTTCCTCAAGGCGGAGGGGGCGATCGGCTATGCCATCATGTCCAGCCGCAACGGCAAGCTGGTACATGGCCAGAACAGCCAATTCCAAGTCGGCCAGTCGGGGAGCCTCCCCGGAATCGAGATTGCAGCCGAGGATTATCGCCGCCTCGCCCGCCTCGCCAGGATGGGTGCCAAGCCGAAGCTGGAGATCGATGCGGTCAACCGTTTCGACGATAGCGATACCAAGGGCTACAATATCCTCGCCGACATCCCCGGCGCCGATCCCAAGGCGGGCTATGTGATGGCGGGCGCGCACCTCGACAGCTGGGCGATGGGCGACGGTGCGGCCGACAACGCCGCCGGCAGCGCGATGGTGATGGAAGCCGCACGCATCATCCGCGCTTCGGGCATCAGGACCAAGCGCGCGATCCGGTTCGCGCTGTGGGCGGGCGAAGAGCAGGGCCTGCTCGGCTCGATGGCCTATGTCGAGGCGCACATCGCCAAGCGTCCCGTCGATCCCGGTGCGAGCGGCATCGTCCGCTACATGACCTGGAGCCGCGCCTTCCCGATCACGCCGGGGCCTGACCACGCCAAGCTGGCCGCCTATTTCAACCTCGACAACGGCTCGGGCAAGATTCGCGGAATCTATGCGCAGGGCAATACCGCGGTGATGCCGATCTTCGAACAATGGTTCGCGCCGTTCCACACGATGGGCGCCACCCAGGTCTCCGCACGGCGCACCGGCAGCACCGACCATGTCTTCTTCGACGCGGTGGGCGTGCCCGCCTTCCAGTTCATCCAGGACCCCCTCGACTATGGCTCCATGGTGCATCATACGGACGTCGACACGTTCGATCATCTGAAGGCCGACGATATGCGCCAGGGCGCAACCATCCTCGCCGCATTCCTGATCGACGCCGCCAACAGCGATCAGCCGCTGCCGCGCGCGCCGCTTGCGACCGCGCCGACCCCGGCAGATCAGTTCTACAATTTCCCGGAGTCCGCACACTGA